A stretch of the Solanum dulcamara chromosome 6, daSolDulc1.2, whole genome shotgun sequence genome encodes the following:
- the LOC129891836 gene encoding uncharacterized protein LOC129891836 — protein MAYLSSENLLDYIEILENDDRDILMSFLDEPQMEYCDDEKLKSLIQCLEADIEYPNITCSHNSTYPNLDGYEGDYIFVDDNSSSKFYNYEDNVYTRFASEDGEDSSEELVDVDDFSWMDMEMSFSTSPSNNNMIEFQNFITCIPIEEEVYDSLWLQTDLSMVDNY, from the coding sequence ATGGCATATTTGTCATCAGAAAACTTATTAGATTATATAGAGATATTAGAAAATGACGATAGAGACATTCTCATGTCATTTCTTGATGAACCCCAAATGGAATATTGCGATGATGAGAAATTAAAAAGTTTAATCCAATGTTTAGAAGCAGATATTGAATATCCCAATATTACGTGTAGTCATAATAGTACTTATCCAAATTTAGATGGTTATGAAGGGGATTATATATTTGTTGATGATAATTCGAGTTCGAAATTCTACAATTATGAAGATAACGTGTACACTAGATTCGCATCTGAAGACGGTGAAGATAGCTCAGAAGAACTAGttgatgtggatgattttaGTTGGATGGATATGGAGATGTCATTTTCAACTAGTCCTAGTAATAACAATATGATTGAATTTCAGAATTTTATAACATGCATTCCAATTGAGGAGGAAGTATATGATTCTTTATGGCTACAAACTGACTTGTCAATGGTAGATAATTATTAG
- the LOC129892318 gene encoding uncharacterized protein LOC129892318, whose protein sequence is MANLLAVENWTWIDGCDDLNIFDVSQINGDIVMSLLDDMQDDQLDDSDDDRDNDERLTGVIKSLEAKIDQGQSRPTFNNVVSELVARVHGHDSFQDKQDFVESNDLDFSWMEMEMISSYPSDDMNLWCMDNNYGQDYEVIGGISNYSDTISFEENDYHSLWQEQNV, encoded by the coding sequence ATGGCTAATTTGTTAGCTGTTGAGAACTGGACATGGATCGACGGTTGTGATGACTTGAACATCTTCGACGTGTCACAAATCAACGGTGACATTGTTATGTCTTTACTTGATGACATGCAAGATGATCAATTAGATGATAGTGATGATGATCGTGATAATGATGAGAGATTAACAGGCGTAATTAAATCTCTTGAAGCTAAAATTGATCAAGGTCAATCTCGTCCTACTTTCAATAATGTAGTATCTGAATTGGTAGCAAGGGTCCATGGTCATGATTCTTTCCAAGATAAGCAAGATTTTGTTGAATCAAATGATCTTGATTTTAGTTGGATGGAGATGGAGATGATCTCTTCGTACCCTAGCGATGACATGAACTTGTGGTGCATGGACAACAACTATGGTCAAGATTATGAGGTTATTGGTGGGATCTCTAATTACTCTGATACCATTTCCTTCGAGGAAAACGATTATCATTCTTTGTGGCAAGAACAAAATGTATAA